The following are encoded together in the bacterium genome:
- a CDS encoding CTP synthase encodes MEKYVVVIGGVLSGVGKGVATASIGKILTEYGYSATAIKIDPYINYDAGTLRPTEHGEVWVTNDGGEIDQDLGSYERFIGIDISKCNNITTGQIYKTVIDRERKGEYLGETVQFIPHIPDEIKTRIRKAGAGYDITLIEIGGTVGDYENIPFLFAIKGIEREIGKSNVVYVLITYLPVPSHIGEMKTKPTQQAIKLLQENGIIPDIILCRGRKPLDDVRRKKIETYANIKREFVISAPDIESVYEVPINFERENLGQKILAKLSLKPKRKPNWNKWTELLNRLKNPQFTCSIAMVGKYIDVGDFRLKDAYISINEAIEHAGARLGVKPKISWVDSKKIERSGSRILKDYDGIIVPGGFGTKGIEGKIKAIQYARENGIPFLGLCLGMQLAIVEYARNVVGFKGAHTTEVEPNSPYPVVTVLPEQRKILAKSKYGGTMRLGAYAARLKEGTLVYKLYKKEGRIKEDMKEPLEHFRIGKASPKDPVERRSYVIERHRHRYELSPKFEKALEKGGLVFSGHHYRLDGTKLAEFLELPGHPFFVATQSHPEFRSRFIKPAPLFLGFLEAIVNKQK; translated from the coding sequence ATGGAGAAGTATGTAGTTGTGATAGGCGGTGTTCTCTCCGGTGTTGGTAAAGGGGTAGCTACAGCAAGTATTGGTAAGATACTAACTGAATACGGCTACTCAGCTACTGCTATTAAGATAGACCCATATATAAATTATGATGCCGGCACTTTACGGCCGACTGAGCATGGTGAAGTGTGGGTCACAAATGATGGTGGTGAGATAGACCAAGACCTTGGTAGCTACGAGCGCTTCATTGGGATTGATATTTCAAAATGTAATAATATAACTACAGGTCAAATATACAAAACTGTTATAGACCGCGAGCGAAAAGGTGAATATCTTGGTGAGACTGTCCAGTTTATCCCTCATATACCGGATGAGATAAAGACAAGAATACGAAAGGCTGGTGCGGGCTACGATATCACACTTATAGAGATAGGTGGCACTGTTGGTGACTACGAGAATATACCATTCCTTTTTGCTATTAAAGGGATAGAAAGAGAGATTGGTAAATCCAATGTTGTTTATGTGCTAATCACATACCTTCCTGTACCATCTCATATTGGAGAGATGAAGACGAAGCCTACACAACAGGCAATAAAATTGCTACAAGAGAATGGTATAATACCTGATATAATCTTATGTCGTGGCAGGAAGCCACTTGATGATGTACGCAGGAAGAAGATAGAAACTTATGCAAATATAAAACGAGAGTTTGTAATATCGGCACCTGATATTGAGTCAGTGTATGAGGTACCAATAAATTTTGAACGCGAAAATCTTGGTCAAAAGATACTTGCAAAGTTATCACTTAAACCAAAAAGGAAACCCAATTGGAATAAATGGACTGAATTACTTAACAGGTTGAAAAATCCGCAGTTTACTTGTTCAATTGCTATGGTTGGTAAATATATAGATGTAGGTGATTTTAGACTTAAAGATGCATATATATCAATAAATGAAGCAATTGAACATGCAGGTGCAAGACTTGGAGTTAAGCCAAAGATAAGTTGGGTAGATTCCAAAAAAATAGAACGCTCAGGTAGCCGCATACTTAAAGATTACGATGGTATAATTGTTCCGGGTGGCTTTGGCACTAAAGGGATTGAGGGTAAGATTAAAGCTATCCAATATGCACGTGAGAATGGTATTCCATTCCTTGGCCTATGTCTTGGGATGCAGCTTGCAATTGTTGAGTATGCAAGAAATGTAGTTGGCTTCAAAGGTGCACATACAACAGAAGTGGAGCCAAACTCACCATATCCAGTAGTTACTGTTCTACCAGAACAGCGTAAGATACTTGCTAAATCTAAGTATGGCGGGACAATGAGACTCGGTGCTTATGCTGCGAGGCTTAAGGAAGGGACACTTGTTTACAAACTTTATAAAAAAGAAGGTAGAATTAAAGAGGATATGAAGGAGCCGCTTGAGCATTTTAGGATTGGGAAGGCATCTCCAAAGGATCCTGTGGAAAGGCGAAGCTATGTGATAGAACGCCACCGTCATAGGTATGAGCTATCACCTAAGTTTGAGAAGGCTTTAGAAAAGGGTGGGCTTGTATTTTCGGGTCATCATTATCGGTTGGATGGAACTAAATTAGCTGAGTTCTTAGAGCTACCGGGACATCCATTTTTTGTTGCTACACAATCACATCCGGAGTTTAGGTCAAGATTTATTAAACCAGCCCCACTATTCTTAGGATTTTTAGAAGCTATAGTTAACAAACAAAAGTAA